In Leisingera methylohalidivorans DSM 14336, a single genomic region encodes these proteins:
- a CDS encoding DUF2460 domain-containing protein produces MNFHEVRFPASLSFGSVGGPERRTDVVTLANGFEERNTPWAHSRRRYDAGLGLRALEDIEVLIAFFEARQGQLYGFRWKDWSDYKSARPSADPDFRDQVIATGDGSTVTFQLAKSYRSGEFTYQRPIAKPVAGSVRVGIEQDELREGVDYELDTVTGMITLAHPPEIGLSIRAGFEFDVPVRFDTGSIQTSVASFQAGEAPAVPVVEVRV; encoded by the coding sequence ATGAATTTTCACGAAGTCCGATTTCCCGCCTCTCTCAGTTTCGGCTCGGTCGGCGGTCCGGAACGGCGCACCGATGTGGTGACCCTGGCCAACGGGTTCGAGGAGCGCAACACCCCCTGGGCGCACTCCCGCCGCCGCTATGACGCCGGTCTCGGCCTGCGCGCGCTGGAGGATATCGAGGTGCTGATCGCCTTTTTCGAGGCCCGCCAGGGGCAGCTTTACGGCTTCCGCTGGAAGGACTGGAGCGATTACAAATCCGCCCGGCCCAGCGCCGATCCGGATTTCCGCGATCAGGTGATTGCCACCGGCGACGGCAGCACCGTGACGTTCCAGCTGGCCAAGAGCTACCGCTCGGGTGAGTTCACCTATCAGCGCCCGATTGCCAAGCCGGTGGCGGGCTCCGTTCGGGTCGGCATTGAGCAGGACGAGCTGCGCGAAGGCGTGGATTACGAGCTGGACACCGTCACCGGGATGATCACCCTGGCGCATCCGCCGGAGATCGGCCTGAGCATCCGGGCGGGGTTCGAATTCGACGTGCCGGTGCGGTTTGACACCGGCAGCATCCAGACCAGCGTGGCGTCCTTTCAGGCCGGTGAAGCGCCCGCGGTGCCGGTGGTGGAGGTGCGGGTATGA
- a CDS encoding gene transfer agent family protein, whose amino-acid sequence MVNPQAGEAELIVNGTPYALKLTLGALAGLEDSLEEGTLVDLVQRFEQGRFSARDVLALLAAGLQGGGHELSREALASAAITGGPMQAAKVAADLLVRSFTVPDSL is encoded by the coding sequence ATGGTGAACCCGCAGGCCGGAGAGGCGGAATTGATCGTGAATGGAACCCCTTACGCGCTGAAGCTGACCCTTGGCGCGCTGGCGGGGCTTGAGGATTCGCTGGAGGAAGGCACGCTGGTGGATCTGGTGCAGCGGTTCGAACAGGGCCGGTTTTCGGCCCGCGACGTGCTGGCGCTGCTTGCGGCCGGCCTGCAGGGCGGCGGCCATGAGCTGAGCCGTGAAGCCTTGGCATCTGCTGCAATCACCGGCGGTCCGATGCAGGCGGCGAAGGTGGCGGCAGACCTGCTGGTGCGCAGCTTCACCGTGCCGGACAGCCTGTGA
- a CDS encoding head-tail adaptor protein, producing the protein MKTPPKLTRKLVLEDPQRQADGAGGYSETWVALGTFWAEVTSLTGRLTGDSLSLQKYRITLRAAPEGFASRPRPDQRFRDSNRLYRIDAVAESDPDARYLTCFAVEEVSG; encoded by the coding sequence ATGAAAACCCCCCCGAAACTCACCCGCAAACTGGTGCTGGAAGACCCCCAGCGCCAGGCCGACGGGGCCGGAGGCTATTCTGAGACCTGGGTGGCGCTTGGCACCTTTTGGGCCGAGGTGACATCGCTTACCGGGCGTCTGACCGGCGACAGCCTGTCTTTGCAGAAATACCGGATCACCCTGCGCGCTGCACCAGAAGGCTTTGCATCACGACCCCGTCCTGATCAGCGCTTCCGCGACAGCAACAGGCTTTACCGTATTGACGCAGTTGCAGAATCCGATCCCGACGCCCGCTACCTCACCTGTTTCGCGGTTGAGGAGGTGAGCGGATGA
- a CDS encoding phage tail tape measure protein, with translation MTDSTSMAELELQGEALGEALDGASGMAAAFAEVLGRVKEGFSETGRDAQVLDRSLSKGLRRAFDGLVFDGDSLSASMDRLARSMIRTTYNAAMKPVANHAGGLISDGIGSLIGSILPFAGGAAFSQGKVMPFAKGGVVTGPVSFPMRGATGLMGEAGPEAILPLTRGADGSLGVRSQGGGGVNVVMNVTTPDVKGFERSRSQIAAQLSRALSRGGRNR, from the coding sequence GTGACTGATTCAACATCAATGGCAGAACTGGAATTGCAGGGCGAGGCGTTGGGGGAAGCGCTTGACGGCGCCTCCGGCATGGCCGCGGCCTTTGCCGAGGTGCTGGGGCGGGTGAAGGAAGGATTTTCCGAAACCGGACGCGACGCGCAGGTCCTGGACCGCAGTCTTTCCAAGGGCTTGCGCCGCGCTTTTGACGGGCTGGTGTTCGACGGCGACAGCCTGTCCGCGTCGATGGACAGGCTCGCCCGCTCAATGATCCGCACCACCTATAACGCCGCGATGAAGCCGGTGGCGAACCATGCGGGCGGGCTGATCTCCGATGGCATCGGCAGCCTGATCGGCAGCATCCTGCCCTTTGCTGGCGGCGCCGCCTTCAGCCAGGGCAAGGTGATGCCTTTTGCCAAGGGCGGCGTTGTCACCGGGCCGGTCAGTTTTCCGATGCGCGGTGCCACCGGGCTGATGGGCGAAGCAGGGCCGGAGGCGATCCTGCCGCTGACCCGCGGCGCTGATGGGTCGCTGGGCGTGCGCAGCCAGGGCGGCGGCGGGGTCAATGTGGTGATGAATGTCACTACCCCCGACGTCAAAGGCTTTGAACGCAGCCGCAGCCAGATCGCCGCACAGCTGTCCCGCGCGCTGAGCCGCGGCGGAAGAAACCGTTAA
- a CDS encoding rcc01693 family protein translates to MSTLDWPALMRAGMAGLKLLPRDFWQLTPAELRLMLGEAAAPQPLGRDRMAALMQAFPDIAPPQDKETTGD, encoded by the coding sequence GTGAGCACGCTCGACTGGCCCGCCCTGATGCGCGCCGGGATGGCCGGGCTGAAATTGCTGCCGCGCGATTTCTGGCAGCTCACCCCGGCAGAACTGCGGCTGATGCTGGGCGAAGCCGCAGCGCCGCAACCTCTGGGCCGCGACCGGATGGCGGCGCTGATGCAGGCCTTCCCGGACATCGCGCCGCCACAGGACAAGGAGACGACAGGTGACTGA
- a CDS encoding peptidase — MSRVVSAARGWIGTPYVHQAACKGAGCDCLGLIRGLWRELYGAEPEAPPAYTMDWSEPQGAEALWQAAARHLLAKPLGDAAPGDVILFRMRDGSVAKHLGVQSEVSFQSGAGRARPRGGGKRRPGRADGRCPAFGQVEHKGNVPSFIHAYAGRGVVESPLSPPWQRRIVARFQFPKELI, encoded by the coding sequence GTGAGCCGGGTGGTTTCCGCAGCGCGGGGCTGGATCGGCACGCCCTATGTGCATCAGGCCGCGTGCAAGGGCGCGGGCTGCGATTGCCTGGGCCTGATCCGGGGCCTGTGGCGCGAGCTGTACGGGGCTGAGCCCGAGGCACCGCCTGCCTATACGATGGACTGGTCCGAACCGCAGGGAGCGGAGGCGCTGTGGCAGGCCGCGGCGCGGCATTTGCTGGCGAAACCTCTGGGCGATGCCGCCCCCGGCGATGTGATCCTGTTCCGGATGCGCGACGGCTCGGTGGCCAAGCACCTGGGGGTTCAGTCTGAAGTTTCTTTTCAAAGCGGTGCGGGCCGTGCCCGGCCGCGGGGGGGCGGGAAGCGCCGGCCCGGGCGGGCGGACGGGCGCTGCCCGGCCTTCGGCCAGGTGGAACACAAAGGCAATGTTCCGTCCTTCATCCACGCCTATGCCGGCCGCGGGGTTGTCGAAAGCCCGCTGAGCCCGCCCTGGCAGCGCCGGATCGTGGCGCGGTTTCAATTCCCGAAGGAGCTGATCTGA
- a CDS encoding DUF3168 domain-containing protein, with protein MTYAIAGGLQSAVYTHLTGDAGLTALVGSAIYDAIPAGPLPQTYVALGSEEVLDRSDKTAGGAEHRFFITVTTDMAGFAGAKAAAAAVCDALVGAAVPLPRGRLTGLWFDRAKAERLKTGGRQIILRFRARVDDV; from the coding sequence ATGACCTATGCCATCGCAGGCGGGTTGCAGTCCGCCGTCTACACCCATCTGACCGGCGATGCGGGGCTCACCGCTCTGGTCGGCAGCGCGATCTATGACGCGATCCCCGCAGGCCCCTTGCCGCAGACCTATGTGGCGCTGGGATCGGAGGAGGTGCTGGACCGCTCCGACAAGACAGCAGGCGGCGCCGAGCACCGGTTTTTCATCACCGTCACCACCGACATGGCCGGATTTGCCGGCGCCAAGGCTGCCGCCGCGGCGGTCTGCGACGCGCTGGTCGGTGCCGCGGTGCCGCTGCCCCGCGGCCGGCTGACCGGCCTGTGGTTCGACCGCGCCAAGGCTGAACGGCTGAAGACCGGCGGCAGGCAGATCATCCTGCGCTTCAGGGCGCGGGTGGATGACGTCTAG
- a CDS encoding head-tail connector protein — protein sequence MMLSELTPVPEAALPLAPFKAHLRLGSGFGEDSLQDEVLIGFLRAALAAIEGRTGKALIIRDFEMEIRHWRDRARMILPIAPVQAVTAVAMRGAGGDETVLDASLYHLEPDSQRPRLCPAGSLLPPIPTGGLARISLQAGMASDWGGLPADLGQAVMLLAAHYYEYRADTGLHGGCMPFGVTSLIERYRSLRLTLGGLA from the coding sequence ATGATGCTGAGCGAACTGACCCCCGTGCCCGAGGCCGCCCTGCCGCTGGCCCCGTTCAAGGCGCATCTGCGCCTGGGCAGCGGTTTTGGCGAGGACAGCCTGCAGGACGAGGTGCTGATTGGCTTTCTGCGCGCGGCCCTGGCTGCGATTGAAGGAAGGACCGGCAAAGCTCTGATAATACGAGATTTTGAGATGGAGATCCGGCACTGGCGCGACCGTGCCCGGATGATCCTGCCGATCGCCCCGGTGCAAGCGGTGACCGCAGTTGCGATGCGCGGCGCAGGCGGCGATGAGACGGTTCTGGACGCCTCCCTCTATCACCTGGAGCCCGACAGCCAGCGCCCGCGCCTGTGCCCGGCCGGCAGCCTGCTGCCGCCGATTCCCACCGGCGGTCTGGCGCGGATTTCACTGCAGGCCGGGATGGCCTCTGATTGGGGCGGCCTGCCTGCCGATCTGGGCCAGGCGGTGATGCTGCTGGCCGCGCATTATTACGAATACCGGGCCGACACCGGCCTGCACGGCGGCTGCATGCCCTTTGGCGTCACCAGCCTGATCGAACGCTACCGCAGCCTGCGGCTGACCCTGGGAGGCCTGGCATGA
- a CDS encoding DUF2163 domain-containing protein — MSRLSNSLHGHLKSGITTLCRAWALERRDGTMLGFTDHDCALSFDGLAFQPGSGLTARAVQQTTGLSVDNTEALGVLSDAALRAEDIEAGRFDGAGVRCWLVNWRDVSMRWLQFRGSIGEIRRAGGAFEAELRGLAEALNQPLGRIYQKPCTAVLGDAACRFDLQTPGYAVELEAVEVARCEVFGWEALPGFEADWFTGGRLTVLSGAAEGLWAAVKADQSSTDGRRITLWEPVRAAVSPGDRVRLEAGCDKRMETCRLKFNNLLNFQGFPDIPGEDWLIAVPRQSGVNTGGSRR, encoded by the coding sequence ATGAGCCGTCTTTCCAACAGCTTGCACGGCCATCTTAAAAGCGGGATCACCACGCTCTGCCGGGCCTGGGCGCTGGAACGGCGCGACGGCACCATGCTGGGATTTACTGATCATGACTGTGCTTTGTCCTTTGACGGGCTGGCGTTTCAGCCCGGCAGCGGGCTGACGGCGCGGGCGGTGCAGCAGACCACCGGCCTGTCGGTCGACAACACCGAGGCGCTGGGGGTGCTGAGCGACGCCGCCCTGCGCGCAGAGGATATCGAGGCCGGCCGGTTCGATGGCGCCGGGGTGCGCTGCTGGCTGGTCAACTGGCGCGATGTTTCGATGCGCTGGCTGCAGTTCCGCGGCTCGATCGGTGAAATCCGCCGCGCGGGCGGCGCGTTTGAGGCAGAGCTGCGCGGGCTTGCCGAGGCGCTGAACCAGCCGCTGGGGCGGATTTATCAGAAACCCTGCACCGCGGTGCTGGGCGATGCGGCCTGCCGGTTCGACCTGCAGACGCCGGGTTATGCCGTCGAGCTGGAAGCGGTGGAGGTCGCGCGCTGCGAGGTGTTCGGCTGGGAGGCTTTGCCGGGGTTTGAGGCGGATTGGTTCACCGGCGGGCGGCTGACGGTGCTGAGCGGAGCCGCAGAGGGCCTGTGGGCCGCCGTGAAGGCGGACCAGAGCAGCACTGACGGGCGCCGGATCACCCTGTGGGAACCGGTCCGTGCGGCGGTGAGTCCGGGCGACAGGGTCCGGCTTGAGGCAGGCTGCGACAAGCGCATGGAAACCTGCCGGCTGAAATTCAACAACCTGCTGAACTTTCAGGGCTTCCCGGATATTCCGGGCGAAGACTGGCTGATCGCGGTGCCGCGGCAGTCCGGTGTGAACACCGGGGGAAGCCGCAGGTGA
- a CDS encoding phage major tail protein, TP901-1 family: MTIQNGKDLLVKVDMNGAGLFETIAGLRATRISFNAESVDVTSLESQGGWRELLAGAGVRSASISGSGIFRDEATDERARQLFFEGLTPDFQIIIPDFGIVQGAFQVTALEYAGSHNGEATYELSLASAGALSFTAV, translated from the coding sequence ATGACAATTCAAAACGGCAAGGACCTTTTGGTCAAAGTGGACATGAACGGCGCCGGCCTGTTCGAGACCATCGCGGGCCTGCGCGCCACACGGATCAGCTTCAACGCTGAAAGCGTCGATGTGACCAGCCTCGAAAGCCAGGGCGGCTGGCGCGAGCTGCTGGCCGGCGCCGGGGTGCGCTCGGCCAGTATCTCCGGTTCCGGCATTTTCCGGGACGAGGCGACGGACGAACGCGCAAGGCAGCTGTTCTTTGAAGGGCTGACACCGGACTTCCAGATCATCATTCCCGATTTCGGCATCGTGCAGGGCGCCTTTCAGGTGACCGCGCTGGAATATGCCGGCAGCCACAATGGCGAAGCCACCTATGAGCTGTCACTGGCCAGCGCCGGTGCTCTCAGCTTTACGGCGGTTTGA